Proteins encoded together in one Chelonoidis abingdonii isolate Lonesome George chromosome 1, CheloAbing_2.0, whole genome shotgun sequence window:
- the LOC116825132 gene encoding LOW QUALITY PROTEIN: olfactory receptor 52R1-like (The sequence of the model RefSeq protein was modified relative to this genomic sequence to represent the inferred CDS: substituted 1 base at 1 genomic stop codon) — protein MQETPFYLRVGDLHLYSMSNSNTTDFTNPSTFILLGIPGLEAAHVWISIPFCSMXAIAILGNLAILLIVKMESSLHGPMYYFLCMLSITDLVLSTSILPKMLAIFWFNSREIDFSACLTQLYFIHCFSVMESGFIVTMGFDRYVAICHPLRHSTILTIPVVAKMGLAVVLRSSMLVLPYPFLIRQWRYCRTNIILEPFCTHISVVKLACGDTHISSNYGLFVLLCVMGLDGIFITVSYIQILRAIFSLPAKEARLKTFGTCVSQLCVILTFYIPGLFSSLTYRFGKNVPLHFHVLIGNMNLLVPPMLHSIIYGVRTKEIRYRLLRFITYKE, from the coding sequence ATGCAGGAAACACCGTTCTACCTCAGAGTTGGAGACCTTCACTTGTACTCCATGTCAAACTCCAACACAACCGACttcaccaacccctccaccttcatcctgctgggcattcctggcctggaggcagcccatgtctggatctccatccccttctgctCCATGTAAGCCATAGCCATCTTGGGGAACTTGGCCATCCTGTTAATTGTGAAAATGGAGTCGAGCCTCCATGGgcccatgtactatttcctctgcatgctgtccATCACCGACTTGGTCCTGTCCACTTCCATCCTTCCCAAAATGCTGGCAAtcttctggttcaattccagggagatcgatttcagtgcctgcctcacccagCTATACTTCATTCACTGCTTCTCAGTGATGGAGTCCGGGTTCATTGTGACCATGGGTTTCGATCGCTACGTGGCCATCTGCCATCCCCTGAGACATTCCACCATCCTGACAATCCCTGTGGTGGCCAAGATGGGCTTGGCCGTGGTGCTGCGCAGTAGCATGCTTGTACTGCCCTATCCCTTCCTGATAAGACAGTGGCGatattgcagaaccaacatcatcCTTGAGCCATTCTGCACACACATATCTGTGGTGAAGCTGGCCTGTGGCGACACCCACATCAGCAGTAACTATGGTCTCTTTGTGCTATTGTGTGTAATGGGTCTGGATGGGATTTTTATCACTGTGTCCTATATCCAGATCCTCAGGGCCATCTTCAGTCTCCCCGCAAAGGAAGCCCGGCTCAAGACTTTTGGAACCTGTGTCTCACAACTCTGTGTCATCTTAACCTTTTATATCCCAggtctcttctcctccctcacaTACCGGTTTGGAAAGAATGTGCCCCTGCATTTCCATGTTCTTATTGGCAACATGAACCTACTGGTGCCCCCCATGCTACACTCCATCATCTATGGGGTGAGGACCAAAGAGATCCGGTACAGGCTGCTCCGGTTCATTACTTATaaggaatga